A genomic stretch from Prionailurus bengalensis isolate Pbe53 chromosome E2, Fcat_Pben_1.1_paternal_pri, whole genome shotgun sequence includes:
- the CMTR2 gene encoding cap-specific mRNA (nucleoside-2'-O-)-methyltransferase 2: MSKCRKPPLGSSPETFSPDVVADIFELFAKNFSYGKPLNNEWQLPDPGEIFTCDHTEFNALLDLKNSLNEVKNLLSDKKLDEWHEHTAFTNKAGKIISHVKKSVNAELCTQAWCKFHEILCSFPLIPQEAFQNGKLNSLHLCEAPGAFIASLNHYLKSHRFPCDWSWVANTLNPYHEANDNLMMIMDDRLIANTLHWWYFGPDNTGDIMNLKYLTGLQNFISNMATIHLITADGSFDCQGNPGEQEALVSSLHYCEVVTALTTLGNGGSFVLKMFTLFEHCSINLMYLLNCSFDQVHVFKPATSKAGNSEVYVVCLRYKGREAIHPLLSKMVLNFGTEMTQKALFPHHVIPESFLKRHEECCMFFHKYQLETISENIRLFQCMGKGEQTKLNTLRDCAVQYFMEKFQLKPLSRNNWLVKKSSIGCSTNTKRFGQRNRYFKTYNERKMLETLSWKDKVAKGYFNSWAEEHAVYHSGQSSLLEGTASSLECHLWHILEGKKLPKVKCSPFCDGEILKALNEAIEKSLGGDLNLDSKFWPKQQDYCSCHIFTEELIFTELFSLTKCLQDEQVIEPSNRIKCLLVGFPTLSDIKTHIPLEVQFLEPAELMTCRCSLLHDGDPIYQQLFLDCFLRALQQLQTGDAMILPVLSCFTRFMAGLIFVLHNCFRFITFSCPTSSEPLKTCAVLLCVGYQDLPNPVFQYLQNVNDLLSSLLNSDAPQQVLQFVPMEVLLKGALLDFLWDLNAAIAKRHLHVIIQGEREEIISSLQL, from the coding sequence atgagtAAGTGCAGAAAACCAcccctgggttcaagtcctgagaCATTCAGCCCAGATGTTGTTGCTGACATTTTTGAACTCTTTGCCAAGAACTTTTCTTATGGCAAGCCACTTAATAACGAGTGGCAATTACCAGATCCTGGTGAGATTTTCACTTGTGACCACACGGAATTTAATGCATTGCTTGATTTGAAGAACTCCCTAAATGAAGTAAAAAACCTACTGAGTGACAAGAAATTGGATGAGTGGCATGAACACACTGCTTTTaccaataaagctggaaaaataatttctcatgtGAAAAAATCTGTGAACGCTGAACTTTGTACTCAAGCGTGGTGTAAGTTTCATGAAATTTTGTGCAGCTTTCCACTTATTCCACAGGAAGCTTTTCAGAATGGAAAACTGAATTCCCTACACCTTTGTGAAGCTCCTGGAGCTTTTATAGCTAGTCTCAATCACTACTTAAAATCCCATCGGTTCCCCTGTGATTGGAGTTGGGTAGCTAATACTTTGAATCCATACCATGAAGCAAATGACAATCTTATGATGATTATGGATGACCGACTTATAGCAAATACCTTGCATTGGTGGTACTTTGGTCCAGATAACACCGGTGATATCATGAACTTGAAATATCTGACTGGACTTCAGAATTTCATAAGCAACATGGCTACCATTCACTTGATCACTGCAGATGGGAGTTTTGATTGCCAAGGAAACCCAGGTGAACAAGAAGCTTTAGTCTCTTCTTTGCATTACTGTGAAGTTGTCACTGCTCTGACGACTCTTGGAAATGGTGGCTCTTTTGTTCTGAAGATGTTTACTTTGTTTGAACATTGTTCCATAAACCTGATGTACCTGCTAAACTGTTCTTTTGACCAAGTCCATGTTTTCAAACCTGCTACTAGCAAGGCAGGAAACTCAGAAGTCTATGTGGTATGTCTCCGTTATAAGGGAAGAGAGGCAATCCATCCTCTGTTATCTAAGATGGTGCTGAACTTTGGGACTGAAATGACCCAGAAAGCTCTCTTTCCCCATCATGTGATTCCCGAATCTTTTCTTAAAAGGCATGAAGAATGTTGTATGTTCTTTCATAAATACCAGCTAGAGACTATTTCTGAGAACATTCGTCTGTTTCAGTGCATGGGAAAAGgggaacaaacaaaactgaatacTTTAAGGGACTGTGCTGTTCAATATTTTATGGAAAAGTTTCAGTTGAAGCCTCTTTCCAGAAATAATTGGCTAGTGAAAAAATCTAGTATTGGTTGTAGTACAAATACAAAACGGTTTGGGCAGaggaacagatattttaaaacctataatgaaaggaaaatgctGGAAACCCTTTCATGGAAAGATAAGGTGGCCAAAGGATACTTTAATAGTTGGGCGGAAGAACATGCTGTGTATCATTCTGGGCAGAGTTCTCTCTTAGAAGGGACAGCTTCCAGTCTTGAGTGTCACTTATGGCATATTTTAGAGGGAAAGAAACTGCCAAAGGTAAAGTGTTCTCCTTTCTGTGATGGTGAAATTTTAAAGGCTCTTAATGAAGCAATTGAAAAGTCATTAGGAGGAGACTTGAATTTGGATTCCAAGTTCTGGCCCAAACAGCAGGATTATTGTTCTTGTCATATTTTTACTGAAGAACTGATATTTACTGAGTTGTTTAGCCTTACCAAGTGCCTTCAGGATGAGCAGGTCATAGAACCCAGCAACCGAATAAAGTGCCTGCTTGTGGGCTTTCCAACCCTCAGTGACATCAAAACGCATATACCGTTGGAAGTTCAGTTCTTGGAACCAGCGGAACTCATGACTTGCAGGTGTTCGTTGCTTCATGATGGAGACCCAATTTACCAGCAGCTGTTTTTGGACTGCTTTCTACGTGCGTTGCAGCAGCTTCAGACAGGAGATGCTATGATTTTGCCTGTACTTTCTTGTTTTACGAGATTTATGGCTGGTTTGATTTTTGTACTCCACAATTGTTTTAGATTCATCACATTTTCTTGTCCCACTTCCTCTGAGCCCCTGAAGACCTGTGCAGTCCTGCTGTGTGTGGGTTACCAGGACCTTCCGAATCCAGTTTTCCAGTATCTGCAGAATGTGAATGACTTGTTGAGCTCTTTGCTGAATTCTGATGCACCCCAGCAGGTTTTACAGTTTGTGCCAATGGAGGTGCTCCTTAAGGGGGCACTGCTTGATTTTTTGTGGGATTTGAATGCTGCCATTGCTAAAAGGCATTTGCATGTGATtattcaaggagagagagaagaaatcatcAGCAGCCTTCAGCTATGA